The Bradysia coprophila strain Holo2 chromosome IV, BU_Bcop_v1, whole genome shotgun sequence genome includes a region encoding these proteins:
- the LOC119086046 gene encoding uncharacterized protein LOC119086046, with protein MASGRKRERELVVSSSSDDESDSESQSKRKKMSAPTAGPSSAASDVENIAPKADMIRYENKLKAFSRDITKAFPWTKFGSDRDAFCYRRVRGHLAVFKRECLEQCKAFVDDLQWSNAINYIVIAWQYVDQLPRWDDPKHNKMNEQCYKKLTSYLTTSLKKGKFKKEELQGFIGKFRKLAKIRAEESDSDSETDNTNAKDNGMLNSIKLAEMALKKIK; from the exons ATGGCATCTGGACGCAAAAGAGAACGAG AATTAGTCGTCTCATCGTCATCGGACGATGAATCTGATTCTGAGAGtcaatcaaaacgaaaaaagatgTCAGCTCCCACTGCTGGACCATCATCAGCAGCCAGTGACGTTGAAAACATCGCCCCAAAAGCGGACATGATTCGCTACGAAAATAAACTGAAAGCCTTCTCCCGAGACATTACGAAAGCATTTCCATGGACCAAATTTGGATCGGATCGTGATGCTTTCTGCTATCGACGCGTTCGAGGTCACCTTGCTGTCTTCAAACGGGAATGTCTGGAACAATGCAAAGCCTTCGTTGATGACTTGCAGTGGAGCAATGCCATCAATTACATTGTCATTGCCTGGCAATATGTCGATCAATTGCCACGTTGGGACGATCCGAAGCATAACAAAATGAACGAACAGTGCTACAAGAAATTGACGTCGTACCTCACGACTTCCTTAAAGAAGGGAAAGTTTAAAAAAGAGGAACTACAAGGATTCATTGGCAA ATTCAGAAAATTAGCCAAGATCAGAGCAGAAGAAAGCGACTCGGACTCGGAAACAGACAATACGAACGCGAAGGACAATGGAATGTTGAATTCCATTAAATTGGCCGAGATGGCGTTAAAGAagattaaatga